The following are from one region of the Alphaproteobacteria bacterium genome:
- a CDS encoding ABC transporter ATP-binding protein/permease: protein MFGKKKKRKALSAEEKSGLMKRVYKDYGKPNLKGFVFASLILLSGSLMEAYAISLLKNIFDEGFLKSNMDVLYFISFQITALYVFKSIINYFGGLLIAKISLDAVNSLRKRVWAHLSNLDMSFFDKNNSSIFITRITSDCSAIINIITSSITTVFKQAATAFAMIGLMVWYSWRMTLVTFVFIPIGFLLIKKIVGRTKKIAGSLKKESEKLLGRLTESLQAIKVVKAYGIEKTQAKQVISVLDEQNRLAYKSARVSSRATPIMESLSGFATAAIIVSGGICIAKGYMTTGEFVTFLTAWVAAYKPLKAVGKFSVSMQNGLVSAERVYSVLDEEPRIVEVKKPKKFAGLKSDISFEGVDFSYDGKKQVLNSVDLVIPKGKTVAFVGASGSGKSTILSMVLRLYDPTNGAVKFDGVDLKEYSINSIRKQMAFVSQDNFLFDDSVKNNIAIGAGDHDFDKVSLKKVKDAAKSANADEFIGGFVDGYDSEVGEAGGRLSGGQKQRLSIARAMVRNASILLLDEATSALDTKSERAIQDAIEKMSEGKTVLVVAHRLSTVMHADIIYVVNEGQIVESGDHDKLLKKGGFYKALYETQFKKKS, encoded by the coding sequence ATGTTTGGAAAGAAAAAGAAAAGAAAAGCTCTTTCTGCTGAAGAAAAAAGCGGATTAATGAAAAGAGTTTATAAAGATTATGGAAAACCTAATTTGAAAGGTTTTGTTTTTGCCTCATTGATACTTTTATCGGGTTCTTTGATGGAAGCTTATGCTATATCTTTATTGAAGAATATTTTTGACGAAGGGTTTTTGAAAAGTAATATGGATGTTTTGTATTTCATATCATTTCAAATAACAGCTCTTTATGTGTTTAAGTCTATTATTAATTATTTTGGAGGTCTTTTAATTGCGAAGATATCTTTGGATGCCGTAAATTCTTTGAGAAAAAGAGTTTGGGCTCATTTATCTAATTTAGATATGTCGTTTTTTGATAAGAATAATTCTTCTATATTTATTACAAGGATTACCAGTGATTGTAGTGCTATTATTAATATAATAACTTCATCTATAACAACTGTATTTAAGCAAGCTGCAACGGCTTTTGCTATGATTGGTCTTATGGTTTGGTATTCATGGAGAATGACTTTGGTTACTTTTGTTTTTATACCTATAGGATTCTTGCTTATTAAGAAAATAGTTGGAAGAACTAAGAAGATTGCAGGTTCTCTTAAAAAGGAAAGTGAGAAGTTGCTTGGTAGATTAACAGAGTCTCTTCAGGCTATAAAAGTTGTTAAGGCTTATGGTATTGAGAAGACGCAGGCTAAGCAGGTTATATCTGTTTTGGATGAGCAAAATAGGTTGGCTTATAAATCTGCTAGAGTTTCTAGTAGAGCTACTCCTATAATGGAGTCTTTATCTGGTTTTGCTACAGCTGCAATTATAGTTTCAGGTGGTATTTGTATTGCAAAAGGTTATATGACAACAGGTGAGTTTGTTACGTTTTTAACAGCTTGGGTTGCTGCTTATAAACCATTAAAAGCAGTTGGTAAATTCTCTGTTAGTATGCAGAATGGATTGGTTTCTGCTGAAAGAGTTTATTCAGTTTTGGATGAAGAACCTCGTATAGTTGAAGTTAAAAAACCTAAGAAGTTTGCTGGTTTGAAGAGTGATATTTCTTTTGAAGGAGTTGATTTCTCTTATGATGGAAAAAAACAGGTTTTAAATAGTGTTGATTTGGTTATTCCAAAAGGTAAGACGGTTGCTTTTGTAGGTGCTTCTGGTAGTGGAAAATCTACTATCTTGAGTATGGTTTTAAGATTATATGACCCTACTAATGGAGCTGTTAAATTTGATGGAGTTGATTTGAAAGAATATTCTATTAATTCTATTAGAAAGCAAATGGCGTTTGTTTCTCAGGATAATTTCTTATTTGATGATAGTGTTAAAAATAATATTGCTATTGGTGCTGGAGATCATGATTTTGATAAGGTTTCTTTGAAGAAAGTTAAGGATGCTGCGAAGAGTGCTAATGCAGATGAGTTTATTGGCGGTTTTGTTGATGGATATGATTCAGAGGTTGGAGAAGCTGGTGGTAGGCTTTCTGGTGGTCAGAAGCAAAGGCTTTCAATCGCTAGGGCTATGGTTAGAAATGCATCGATTCTTCTCTTAGATGAGGCTACTTCGGCATTAGATACTAAGTCGGAAAGAGCTATTCAGGATGCTATAGAAAAAATGTCTGAGGGTAAGACTGTTTTGGTTGTGGCTCATAGATTATCCACAGTTATGCATGCTGATATTATATATGTTGTGAATGAAGGTCAGATTGTTGAGTCTGGAGATCATGACAAGTTGCTTAAGAAAGGTGGTTTTTATAAGGCGTTGTATGAAACGCAATTTAAGAAGAAGTCTTAG
- the secE gene encoding preprotein translocase subunit SecE, producing MKVKQFSREVRDELNKVTWPERKVAVQTTIMVVILTILIALFFLAVDSFLAFLVNIIF from the coding sequence ATGAAAGTTAAGCAATTTTCAAGAGAAGTTAGAGATGAATTAAATAAAGTGACGTGGCCTGAAAGAAAGGTTGCTGTGCAAACTACTATTATGGTGGTTATTCTTACTATTTTAATAGCTTTGTTTTTCTTGGCTGTCGATAGCTTTTTAGCTTTTCTTGTTAACATAATTTTTTAA
- the nusG gene encoding transcription termination/antitermination protein NusG, whose protein sequence is MSDIKNKDAEVIKPLEEKAEVKPVVKNSSARWYVVQVHSGCENSVVASIKEKAEKAGMMGSFEDMLVPTHTVSEIKKGKKVESERKFFPRYVLVKMVMNNDTWSLVRNINRVLGFLGTRTKPIPVSEKEAMELIGRLENPEEAVAATVTYEVGEQVKVCDGPFASFNGSVEEVDLERSRLKVSVSIFGRPTEVELEFRQVEKI, encoded by the coding sequence ATGTCAGATATTAAAAACAAAGATGCAGAAGTTATTAAACCTTTAGAAGAAAAAGCAGAAGTTAAACCTGTTGTTAAGAATTCTTCAGCAAGATGGTATGTTGTTCAAGTTCACTCTGGATGTGAAAATTCAGTTGTAGCTTCTATTAAAGAAAAGGCTGAAAAAGCTGGTATGATGGGTAGTTTTGAAGATATGCTTGTTCCAACTCATACTGTTTCTGAGATTAAAAAAGGTAAGAAGGTTGAAAGTGAAAGAAAATTCTTCCCTCGTTACGTTTTAGTTAAAATGGTTATGAACAATGATACATGGTCATTGGTTAGAAATATTAATAGAGTTTTAGGTTTCTTGGGTACAAGAACTAAACCAATTCCAGTTTCAGAAAAAGAAGCTATGGAATTAATCGGAAGATTGGAAAATCCTGAAGAAGCAGTAGCAGCTACTGTTACTTATGAAGTTGGTGAGCAAGTTAAAGTATGTGATGGTCCTTTTGCTTCATTCAATGGTTCTGTTGAAGAGGTTGACTTGGAAAGAAGTAGATTGAAAGTGTCTGTTTCTATATTTGGTAGACCAACTGAAGTTGAACTTGAATTTAGACAAGTTGAAAAAATTTAA
- the rplK gene encoding 50S ribosomal protein L11 — translation MAKKELASQVKLQVPAGAANPSPPVGPALGQAGVNIMDFCKAFNDKTKDIEKNAPIPVVINVYKDRSFDFETKLPPVSFYLKKACNLKKGSGAVGKEAPVASISMDKIKEVAETKMQDMNCHSIDSAVNMVKGQCMSMGIKVEE, via the coding sequence ATGGCAAAAAAAGAATTAGCTTCACAAGTGAAGTTACAAGTGCCTGCGGGTGCTGCTAATCCATCTCCTCCAGTAGGTCCTGCATTAGGTCAAGCTGGTGTGAACATTATGGATTTCTGTAAAGCATTTAACGATAAAACTAAAGATATTGAAAAGAATGCACCTATTCCAGTTGTGATTAACGTGTATAAGGATAGATCTTTTGATTTTGAAACAAAACTACCTCCAGTAAGTTTTTACTTGAAAAAAGCTTGTAACCTTAAAAAAGGTTCTGGTGCTGTTGGTAAAGAAGCTCCAGTTGCTTCTATTTCTATGGATAAGATTAAAGAAGTTGCAGAAACTAAAATGCAAGATATGAACTGTCACTCAATAGACTCTGCTGTTAACATGGTTAAAGGTCAATGTATGTCTATGGGCATCAAAGTGGAGGAATAA
- the rplA gene encoding 50S ribosomal protein L1, which yields MVKISKRMVKVNEGVNKEELYTIADAVKTLKEASAVKFDETLEVALRLNVDPRQADQNLRGMISLPHGTGKTVKVAVFCDEDKVADAKAAGADKAGAEELIAEIKKGTVDFDVAIATPDMMPKMGQVARVLGPKGLMPNPKLGTVTPNFAEAVKKAKAGQVEYRVEKLGIVHAGVGKLSFGEEKLMENLKAFLDVVTKARPKSVKGAFVKGLSLSTTMGVGLKIDLAEVK from the coding sequence ATGGTTAAGATTTCTAAAAGAATGGTTAAAGTAAACGAAGGTGTTAATAAAGAAGAACTTTACACTATCGCTGATGCTGTTAAAACTTTAAAAGAAGCTTCTGCTGTTAAATTTGATGAAACTCTAGAAGTTGCTCTTAGATTAAATGTTGATCCTAGACAGGCTGATCAAAACCTTAGAGGTATGATTTCTTTACCTCATGGTACAGGTAAAACTGTAAAAGTTGCTGTATTCTGTGACGAAGATAAGGTTGCTGATGCAAAAGCTGCTGGTGCTGATAAAGCTGGTGCGGAAGAATTAATCGCTGAAATTAAAAAAGGCACAGTTGATTTTGATGTGGCTATTGCTACTCCAGATATGATGCCTAAAATGGGTCAAGTTGCTAGAGTTTTAGGTCCTAAAGGCTTAATGCCAAACCCTAAATTAGGTACTGTTACACCAAACTTTGCTGAAGCTGTTAAAAAAGCTAAAGCAGGTCAAGTGGAATACAGAGTTGAAAAACTTGGTATCGTTCACGCAGGTGTTGGTAAATTAAGTTTTGGTGAAGAAAAACTTATGGAAAATTTAAAAGCATTTTTAGACGTTGTTACTAAAGCTAGACCAAAATCTGTTAAAGGTGCGTTTGTTAAAGGATTATCTTTATCAACTACTATGGGTGTTGGTTTAAAAATTGATTTAGCTGAAGTTAAATAG
- the rplJ gene encoding 50S ribosomal protein L10 has translation MNRNDKKPWIEGLAKSVEGAQTLVVADYRGLSVSDMTELRSKAREAGVSVKVIKNRLARLAFKGTDFEGVSPLLEGTTLIAFGDDIVAPAKVLQGFAKGNDKLSLKGGVMNAEFLDEAGVKNLASMLSIDELRGKLAGLVKANAGKLAYVLNVPADSTAATVAEHYQAQKAA, from the coding sequence ATGAATCGTAATGATAAAAAACCTTGGATTGAAGGTCTAGCGAAGAGCGTTGAAGGTGCTCAAACTCTTGTTGTTGCTGATTATAGAGGTTTATCTGTGTCAGATATGACAGAATTGAGATCAAAAGCTCGTGAAGCTGGTGTTTCAGTTAAGGTTATTAAAAACAGACTTGCTCGTCTTGCTTTTAAAGGTACTGATTTTGAAGGTGTATCACCTTTGTTAGAAGGAACTACATTAATCGCTTTTGGTGATGATATAGTTGCTCCTGCAAAAGTTCTTCAAGGTTTCGCTAAGGGTAATGATAAATTATCTCTTAAGGGTGGTGTTATGAATGCCGAATTCCTTGATGAAGCTGGTGTTAAAAATCTTGCTTCTATGCTATCTATTGATGAACTTAGAGGTAAATTGGCTGGTCTTGTTAAAGCTAATGCTGGAAAACTTGCATATGTTCTTAACGTTCCTGCTGATTCAACAGCTGCTACAGTTGCTGAACACTATCAGGCTCAAAAAGCTGCTTAA
- the rplL gene encoding 50S ribosomal protein L7/L12 — translation MADIKKLFDELSALTIMEATELSKMMEEEWGVSAAAPVAAAGAAAGGEAAEEKSDFEVVLASAGGNKIAVIKEVRGITGLGLKEAKDMVDGAPKTLKEGVAKEEAEEMKAKLEAAGATVELK, via the coding sequence ATGGCTGATATTAAAAAATTATTTGATGAATTATCTGCATTAACTATTATGGAAGCTACTGAGCTTTCTAAAATGATGGAAGAAGAGTGGGGCGTTTCTGCTGCTGCTCCTGTAGCTGCTGCTGGTGCTGCTGCTGGTGGCGAAGCTGCTGAAGAAAAATCTGACTTTGAAGTTGTTCTAGCTTCAGCTGGTGGTAACAAAATCGCCGTGATTAAAGAAGTTAGAGGTATCACTGGTTTAGGTCTTAAAGAAGCTAAAGATATGGTTGACGGAGCTCCTAAAACATTAAAAGAAGGTGTTGCTAAAGAAGAAGCTGAAGAAATGAAAGCTAAATTAGAAGCAGCTGGTGCTACTGTAGAACTAAAATAA
- the rpoB gene encoding DNA-directed RNA polymerase subunit beta, whose amino-acid sequence MVQQNTVRRIRKSFGKIKSPIEIPNLIELQLNSYKDFLQRDVNPEEREDIGLQGVFKSVFPIETNNVTLEFVKYELESPKYNIKECVKKDLTYEASMRLTLRMIVWEVDEKTKERTISDIKEQEVFMGEIPLMTEKATFIFNGTERVVVSQVQRAPGVFFSHDSGKSHASGKVLFAAKIIPYRGSWLDFEFDHKDVLYIRIDKRRKIPATVLLKALEEGEMNLDEKVLERFYCVQKAKKTKDGWVKEFDPSLIVRPIKARFDYVNADTGKIEVAAGEKISARKAKKMAESGFNSMLINEENLVGMSLAKTIIDEENKDLIARAGEEITEEMLERFNQIGLKELSIPFIDNVNSGHHIQKTMEVDKTLTKEDALFSIYNVVRPGDLANRESAEALLENLFFNSDRYDLSKVGRYKMNLKFGVADVDNVESRCLSKDDIVNTVKELLKIKDGKSTVDDIDNLANRRIRAIGELMENQYRIGLVALDRTVREKINVSQIDTLMPQDLINSRPMSASIKEFLGSSQLSQFMDQNNPLSEVSHKRRVSALGNGGLSRDRAGFEVRDVHTTHYGRICPIETPEGPSIGLINNLASYAKVNKYGFLETPYKKVVDSKVTDEVVYMSPIQEKGLRIAQTDSNLDKDGKFTDEYVVCRENGEYVSVPAGEVEYIDISPQQVVSVTSALIPFLENDDANRALMGSNMQRQAVPLIQNQVPVVGTGMESKVAVDSKSVVVANNDGFVKYVDASRIVVQCSAEDADSNSGVDIYRLDKYERSNQNTCINQSPLVKCGDKVVKGDVLADGPCTELGELALGRNVKVAFMTWNGYNFEDSIIISEKLVRDDAFTSVHIEEFEVSARDTKLGAEEITRDIPNTGEEALKNLDEAGIVHVGARVKAGDILVGKVTPKGESVITPEEKLLRAIFGEKAMEVRDTSLRMHSGSEGTVIDVQVLNRKGVEKDERSLAIEQVEIDKINKDMADEKQILFGGFKNKLSNIIINAIVKDGITGVIKKGEKLTSEIFEKLGVSELKKLSFEKESVQKSFDKAYEGFNISVQELEEEFEAKKVKVQEGNVLAAGVLKTVKVFVAIKRKLKPGDKLAGRHGNKGIVSRIVPVEDMPFMENGEPVDIILSPLGLPSRMNIGQILETHLGWAAKGLGQQIGDLAVEYKKSQDDAKLKSKLKEIYEGEDMKRIDNLSGKELLDMSENLAKGVTFATPVFDGATDKDISGMLEKAGAATTGQQNLWDGRTGEMFDRQITVGYIYMLKLHHLVDEKMHARSIGPYSLVTQQPLGGKAQFGGQRFGEMEVWALEAYGAAYTLQEMLTVKSDDVAGRTKVYESIIRGNHNFESGTPESFNVLTNELKALGINVELKYSTDEDENNADEEEVKQIA is encoded by the coding sequence ATGGTACAACAAAATACTGTTAGAAGAATTAGAAAATCCTTTGGTAAAATCAAGTCGCCAATCGAAATACCTAATTTGATAGAACTACAATTAAACTCTTATAAAGACTTTTTGCAAAGAGATGTTAATCCTGAAGAAAGAGAAGACATTGGTTTGCAAGGTGTATTTAAATCAGTTTTTCCAATTGAAACTAATAACGTTACTTTAGAGTTTGTTAAGTATGAATTAGAAAGTCCAAAATATAATATTAAAGAATGTGTTAAGAAAGATTTAACTTACGAAGCATCTATGAGATTAACTCTTAGAATGATCGTTTGGGAAGTTGATGAAAAAACTAAAGAAAGAACAATTTCTGACATTAAAGAGCAAGAAGTATTCATGGGAGAAATTCCTTTGATGACTGAGAAAGCTACTTTCATTTTCAATGGTACAGAAAGAGTTGTTGTATCTCAAGTTCAAAGAGCTCCAGGTGTGTTCTTCTCTCATGATTCTGGTAAGAGTCATGCGTCAGGTAAAGTATTGTTTGCTGCAAAAATCATACCTTACAGAGGTTCTTGGTTAGATTTTGAATTTGATCACAAAGATGTTCTTTATATCAGAATTGATAAAAGAAGAAAAATTCCTGCAACAGTATTATTAAAAGCACTGGAAGAAGGCGAAATGAATCTAGATGAAAAAGTTCTAGAAAGATTTTACTGTGTTCAAAAAGCTAAAAAGACTAAAGATGGTTGGGTTAAAGAATTTGATCCTTCATTAATCGTTAGACCTATTAAAGCAAGATTTGATTATGTTAATGCTGATACTGGCAAAATTGAAGTTGCAGCTGGTGAAAAGATTTCTGCTAGAAAAGCTAAGAAAATGGCTGAGTCTGGATTTAATTCTATGTTAATTAATGAAGAAAATCTAGTTGGTATGTCTTTAGCGAAAACTATTATTGATGAAGAAAATAAAGACTTGATCGCTAGAGCTGGTGAAGAAATTACTGAAGAAATGTTAGAAAGATTTAATCAAATTGGTTTAAAAGAACTTTCTATTCCATTTATTGATAATGTTAACTCAGGTCACCATATTCAAAAAACTATGGAAGTTGATAAAACATTAACTAAAGAAGATGCATTGTTCTCAATCTACAATGTTGTTAGACCAGGTGATTTAGCAAATAGAGAATCTGCAGAAGCTTTATTAGAAAATCTTTTCTTTAATTCAGATAGATATGACTTATCAAAAGTTGGTAGATATAAAATGAACTTAAAGTTCGGTGTTGCTGATGTCGATAATGTAGAAAGCAGATGTTTATCTAAAGATGATATCGTTAACACTGTTAAAGAATTGTTGAAAATTAAAGACGGTAAATCAACAGTTGATGATATCGATAACTTGGCTAACAGAAGAATTAGAGCTATTGGTGAGTTAATGGAAAATCAATATAGAATTGGTTTAGTTGCTTTAGATAGAACTGTTAGAGAAAAAATTAACGTATCTCAAATAGATACTTTGATGCCTCAAGATTTAATCAATTCTAGACCTATGTCAGCGTCTATTAAAGAATTCTTGGGATCATCTCAATTGTCTCAATTCATGGATCAAAATAACCCATTGTCAGAAGTTTCTCACAAAAGAAGAGTTTCAGCTTTAGGTAATGGTGGTCTTTCAAGAGATAGAGCTGGTTTCGAAGTTCGTGACGTACACACTACTCACTATGGTAGAATTTGTCCGATTGAAACTCCAGAGGGTCCATCTATTGGTTTGATTAACAACTTGGCATCTTATGCAAAAGTTAATAAATATGGTTTCTTAGAAACTCCATATAAAAAAGTTGTAGATAGTAAAGTTACTGATGAAGTTGTTTATATGTCTCCAATTCAAGAAAAAGGTTTGAGAATTGCACAAACAGATTCTAATTTAGATAAAGATGGCAAATTCACTGATGAATATGTTGTTTGTAGAGAAAATGGAGAATATGTTTCTGTTCCAGCTGGTGAAGTAGAATATATTGATATTTCTCCTCAACAGGTTGTTTCAGTTACATCTGCATTGATTCCTTTCTTAGAAAACGACGACGCGAACAGAGCGTTGATGGGATCAAACATGCAACGACAAGCTGTTCCACTAATTCAAAACCAAGTTCCTGTAGTTGGTACTGGTATGGAATCAAAAGTTGCTGTAGATTCTAAGTCGGTAGTTGTTGCTAATAATGATGGTTTTGTTAAATATGTAGATGCTTCAAGAATTGTTGTACAATGTTCTGCTGAAGATGCTGATAGTAATTCAGGTGTTGATATTTACAGATTAGATAAATATGAAAGATCTAACCAAAATACTTGTATTAACCAATCTCCATTAGTTAAATGTGGTGATAAAGTTGTTAAAGGTGATGTTCTTGCTGATGGTCCTTGTACGGAACTTGGTGAATTAGCATTAGGTAGAAACGTTAAAGTTGCCTTCATGACTTGGAATGGTTATAACTTTGAGGATTCTATTATTATTTCTGAAAAACTAGTTAGAGATGATGCATTTACTTCTGTTCACATTGAAGAATTTGAAGTTTCTGCAAGAGATACTAAGCTAGGTGCCGAAGAAATCACAAGAGATATTCCAAATACTGGTGAAGAAGCATTAAAGAATTTAGACGAAGCTGGTATTGTTCACGTTGGTGCTAGAGTTAAAGCTGGTGACATATTAGTTGGTAAAGTTACTCCTAAGGGTGAGTCAGTAATTACTCCAGAAGAAAAACTTTTAAGAGCTATCTTTGGTGAAAAAGCTATGGAAGTTAGAGATACTTCATTAAGAATGCATTCTGGTTCAGAAGGTACAGTTATTGATGTACAAGTTCTTAATAGAAAAGGTGTTGAAAAAGACGAAAGATCTTTAGCTATTGAGCAAGTTGAAATTGATAAAATCAACAAAGATATGGCTGATGAAAAACAAATTCTTTTCGGTGGATTTAAAAACAAACTTTCTAACATCATTATAAATGCTATTGTTAAAGATGGTATTACTGGTGTAATCAAAAAAGGTGAAAAATTAACTTCAGAAATCTTTGAAAAATTAGGTGTTTCTGAACTTAAAAAATTATCTTTTGAAAAAGAAAGTGTTCAAAAATCTTTTGATAAAGCTTATGAAGGTTTCAACATAAGTGTTCAAGAATTAGAAGAAGAATTTGAAGCTAAAAAAGTTAAAGTTCAAGAAGGTAACGTTCTTGCAGCTGGTGTATTAAAAACAGTTAAAGTATTCGTTGCTATTAAAAGAAAATTAAAACCTGGTGATAAACTTGCGGGTAGACACGGAAACAAAGGTATTGTTTCAAGAATCGTTCCTGTTGAAGATATGCCGTTTATGGAAAATGGTGAGCCTGTGGATATTATCTTATCTCCACTTGGATTACCTTCTCGTATGAACATCGGTCAAATCTTAGAAACTCACTTAGGTTGGGCAGCTAAAGGATTAGGTCAACAAATTGGTGATTTAGCAGTAGAGTATAAAAAATCTCAAGATGATGCTAAGTTGAAGTCTAAGTTGAAAGAAATATACGAAGGCGAAGATATGAAGAGAATTGATAATCTTTCTGGTAAAGAATTATTAGATATGTCTGAAAATCTTGCTAAAGGTGTTACTTTCGCAACTCCTGTGTTTGACGGTGCTACAGATAAAGATATTTCTGGTATGTTAGAAAAAGCAGGTGCTGCAACAACAGGTCAACAAAATCTTTGGGATGGTAGAACAGGTGAAATGTTCGATAGACAAATTACTGTTGGATATATTTACATGTTGAAACTTCACCACTTAGTTGATGAAAAGATGCACGCTAGGTCTATAGGTCCATACTCACTAGTAACTCAACAACCTCTTGGAGGTAAAGCTCAGTTCGGTGGACAAAGATTTGGTGAAATGGAAGTTTGGGCACTAGAAGCTTATGGTGCTGCATATACACTTCAAGAAATGTTAACAGTTAAGTCCGATGACGTTGCTGGTAGAACTAAAGTTTATGAATCTATCATTAGAGGAAATCATAACTTTGAATCAGGTACTCCAGAATCGTTTAACGTTTTAACTAATGAATTGAAAGCGTTAGGTATCAATGTTGAATTAAAATATTCTACAGATGAAGATGAAAATAACGCTGATGAAGAAGAAGTTAAACAAATAGCTTAG